A genomic region of Exiguobacterium oxidotolerans JCM 12280 contains the following coding sequences:
- the rpsT gene encoding 30S ribosomal protein S20: MANIKSAIKRVKTAEKRRVANVQRKSSMRSAIKAVETFATEGNKEQALVAFNTASKKIDKAAAKGLIHSNKAGRDKSRLAKLVNAL, translated from the coding sequence ATGGCTAACATTAAATCAGCAATCAAGCGTGTTAAAACAGCTGAAAAACGCCGCGTCGCTAACGTACAACGTAAATCGTCAATGCGTTCAGCTATCAAAGCAGTCGAAACTTTCGCTACTGAAGGTAACAAAGAGCAAGCGCTCGTAGCTTTCAACACAGCGTCTAAGAAAATCGACAAAGCTGCTGCTAAAGGTCTTATCCACAGCAACAAAGCTGGTCGTGACAAATCACGTCTCGCTAAACTCGTAAACGCACTTTAA
- the lepA gene encoding translation elongation factor 4, producing MNNADRLKRQKSIRNFSIIAHIDHGKSTLADRILERTGALTSREMKDQTLDAMDLERERGITIKLNAVQLKYTAKDGEEYILHLIDTPGHVDFTYEVSRSLAACEGAVLVVDAAQGIEAQTLANVYLALDNDLEILPIINKIDLPSADVERVRQEIEDVIGLDASEAVPTSAKAGIGIEEILEQIVEKVPAPTGDPAAPLEALIFDSFYDPYRGVVASIRIVNGTVKVGDKIRMMSTGKDFEVLELAVSTPKALRQQELTVGDVGTLSASIKTVGDVRVGDTITLAKQPAIEALPGYRKMNPMVYCGLYPIDAARYNDLREALERLQLSDAALEFEPETSQALGFGFRCGFLGMLHMEIIQERIEREFNIDMITTAPSVIYNVTTTSGEVLHVDNPSKMPDQQKVEFIEEPFVKAAVMTPNDYVGAIMELCQKKRGTFIDMEYIDTTRVKITYELPLSEIVYDFFDQLKSSTKGYASLDYELIGYQQSRLVKMDILLNNENVDALSFIVHRDFAYERGKVIVDKLKELIPRMQFEVPIQAAVGTKIVARSTIKALRKNVLAKCYGGDISRKRKLLEKQKEGKKRMKMVGSVEVPQEAFMSVLSMDED from the coding sequence ATGAATAATGCAGACCGTTTAAAACGGCAGAAGAGCATTCGGAACTTTTCGATTATCGCCCATATCGACCACGGGAAATCGACGCTCGCTGACCGTATTTTAGAAAGAACTGGCGCTTTGACGTCACGTGAAATGAAAGACCAAACGCTTGATGCCATGGATCTCGAACGGGAACGTGGAATCACGATCAAGTTGAATGCCGTCCAATTGAAGTATACAGCAAAAGATGGTGAGGAATATATCCTCCATCTGATCGACACACCTGGACACGTCGACTTTACTTATGAAGTTTCGCGTTCACTCGCAGCGTGTGAAGGTGCTGTTCTCGTAGTCGATGCGGCGCAAGGGATTGAAGCGCAGACACTCGCGAACGTCTACTTGGCGTTAGATAACGATCTTGAAATTTTACCGATCATCAATAAAATTGACTTGCCGTCGGCGGATGTCGAACGTGTTCGTCAAGAAATTGAAGATGTCATCGGACTCGATGCATCCGAAGCGGTTCCGACGTCAGCAAAAGCGGGAATCGGAATTGAAGAGATTCTTGAACAAATCGTCGAAAAAGTGCCTGCACCAACCGGTGATCCGGCTGCACCACTCGAAGCGTTAATCTTTGATTCGTTCTATGACCCGTACCGCGGCGTTGTCGCCTCAATCCGAATCGTCAACGGAACGGTCAAAGTCGGTGATAAAATTCGTATGATGTCGACCGGTAAAGATTTCGAAGTCTTAGAACTTGCCGTTTCGACACCAAAGGCACTTCGTCAACAAGAACTGACAGTCGGAGATGTTGGTACATTGTCAGCGTCGATTAAGACTGTTGGAGACGTCCGAGTAGGGGATACGATTACACTCGCAAAACAACCGGCAATTGAAGCCTTACCAGGGTACCGGAAGATGAACCCGATGGTGTATTGTGGACTGTATCCAATCGATGCCGCCCGTTACAATGATTTACGTGAAGCGCTTGAGCGTCTCCAGTTAAGTGATGCAGCACTCGAGTTCGAGCCGGAGACGTCGCAAGCACTCGGATTCGGTTTCCGCTGTGGATTCCTAGGTATGTTGCACATGGAAATCATTCAAGAGCGAATCGAACGTGAGTTCAATATCGATATGATTACGACAGCACCGTCGGTTATCTACAACGTGACGACGACGTCTGGCGAAGTCTTGCATGTCGATAACCCGTCGAAGATGCCCGACCAGCAAAAGGTCGAGTTCATCGAAGAACCTTTCGTTAAGGCAGCTGTCATGACGCCGAACGACTATGTCGGGGCAATCATGGAACTTTGTCAAAAAAAACGTGGGACGTTCATCGACATGGAATACATCGATACGACACGTGTCAAAATCACGTATGAGTTACCGCTTTCGGAAATCGTTTATGATTTCTTCGATCAATTAAAATCGAGTACAAAAGGATATGCTTCACTGGATTACGAATTGATTGGCTACCAACAATCACGCCTTGTGAAAATGGATATCTTATTGAATAACGAAAACGTCGATGCCCTGAGTTTCATCGTTCACCGTGATTTTGCGTACGAACGTGGGAAAGTCATCGTTGATAAATTAAAAGAATTGATTCCACGGATGCAGTTCGAAGTGCCGATTCAAGCTGCGGTCGGGACAAAAATCGTCGCCCGTTCGACGATTAAAGCTCTTCGGAAAAACGTTCTTGCAAAATGTTATGGTGGGGACATTTCACG